The following nucleotide sequence is from Anguilla rostrata isolate EN2019 chromosome 3, ASM1855537v3, whole genome shotgun sequence.
CAAAGTAGTAGTACATCCCGTCATGTGGATAGGTATGGAAACAGATGTGCAGGTTGACCTGAGACATGGGGAAATATATGCGAAAGGTAAACATGTACCGTGAATTGAGATGCAATATACTTGATCAAGTATAATGGTCAATGTGTATTctaatctaattttttttttaatgttcattatttattttagatacaTAACCACTCAATTGTTTTAGCTCAATAGAACATTTAATGTATTGCATACCTACCCAGGGGAACAACCAACAAGAGTAGCTACACACTTTGTatctctggtgtgtgtgcaggtggtcTGAACTGTTTGATAATACTCTAGGTACTCAATCACTTTGAAGAACCTAAATGCAACAAAATGTCTTCCAATGCAGAAATTAATCGCAGGCAGTGATTGTACCTAGATTTCTGgagaaaagtgaaaattttAACATGTGACCTGCAATGCACACCCGGAGACTATCCCAAGGAAACTTATATCGATAACGTCATAATGGTATACAAACTTAAAGAGTGTCTTAGAAAGAGATGAGCAAAAATAGACCAGGCAGGTAAAGGATTGACTCTACTATTAAAGGGATACCAAGAGCAACCAGAGGACATGTGGCTTATCACATCACAAAATGACAGGCAAAATGAcaggtttaattaaaaattggaAATAAGTGATTTGATGGCTGTTGTTTTGATGTAATGATGTTTCTGGCTTTGCAGAACAGCAAATCCTATACCACTAAAAATGCACCATGTCTTTATTATTGGCTTCATGATATCCCAAAAAATAGGCCACATCGGAATATATAACATTTGTAATAGAGCTGGAAATGTAATAGAGATGCTTTCACTGTATCTTcaatttttgataaataaataaataaatggcgaACCCTGGAAGTATCCTAAGAGTGAGATCTTGTATGAGATACAAGAAATTGGTAGCAACAAAAGAGTTGGTTTCCATCGCTGTTGTAAGCACGGACtttgttttcttattctttttctaATGCCTTTACAAAGATGAAGGAGAGCTTTTAGATTGTGGAGAGCACTATCCGAGCACTATCCCCGTACAATTGACGCACTGGAGTAAAGAATTAATTACCATTCAAAAGTAATGGCCCTATTCTGCCATGCTTGAGTTTTTTTAACAAGGAGAAAAGGTCTAGTGGCTGCAGCCCTGCTACAACGCTAAGGGAAGGGATTATTCCGGGGATTAACATCTGAAAACTCCTATCAGACTTTCTGACTCAAAGATCTTTTGCGGACAGTAATCGCATTAATACCCGGGGATTAATACTACCCCGAATGCAAAATTGAactttaattcaaattaaataaataaatatgaaataaatttaaGAGTCGACCACAAGTGAGGAGAGAGTCTGTATTCTCCCGCATTCCCTTTTCTGAATGTAGATGGAAGCATTTCAAGTTTTAAGAATCAGAGAGCATCACTACTAGGCATTTAATGCTACACCACAGGTTTCGCACCTGCATGCAAATATATCTGGGCATTCTGTCATTGCATAGATCCCATATGCGATATGCCTCATGATTTATGCTAtatcatggaaaataaaaaggcaaaatgtttgtattttaaacaaGCGAGGTAAAACCCTTACCATCGTTCTCTTAGTTGCGACAGAAAGATGGAAATtgagaaaaaattgttttttataattttatatagtCTACTTCTTTTTGTATATTGATTTCAACACAGAATTTTTTGAATTGTCAAACAAGGATTAGTCCCTCCTCCAGCAAGTcgattgtttctttttctcacgTGTTTCATACATTGAAATGCAATCATATCTCGTGCACTTGTGCCTAATCCTGCCAGAGTATCTCCCAGGCAACGTCTCTCAAGTGTGGGCCGCAAGTGCGCATTTTGAAACCTCATAATTCTGTGCGATCGCTTACTTCGCAAACTGCAATTCCGCTGGTCTGGAACTGACTAGGTCGTATTGTAAAACTGTTACTTTTATCACTTTATACGGCCAATAAGCATACCTTCTAAGAAAGCCCACTAATGTCCCAAATAATAACGAAATAAGCATGCAAGCTGTTTCTTGCCTTTGATGTTATTGCTAACAGGTTGGTGTTGTAATAGTAAAACTTCTCCacctttctcctttctttcaccTGTAATAAAAATCTCCATATTTCGCCCAAATCCGCACTTACAAATAGTTTGGGATCCATCCATTGCGCTGTAAACATGGACCGTTTCTTCCTCATAACGTTAGGCATGAATAACTGAGCGTGCACATAACATGTATAAAGGATGGCACACGTCAGTAATCTAGcgaatgcaggttttttttaaatgtacgtttagaataaataaatactgagtTACGCCatatagtagtagtaatattaattaattaattaattaattaattaattaattaattaattaatacaaataaaataataatgttgctgttattattgttattattattattattagtagtagtagtagtagtagtagcagcagcagcagcagcagtagcagtaggctagtagtagcagcagtagtagtaggtCTATTTGTTGTCGTTTAGTAGGCTATATAAGTAATTTTGGTATCTGTGTTTATACTATATATATGTTATAAATgcttacatatatttatttatttaagtagtagtagtagtagtatggCATTGTATGAGTATTATTAACAAAAGAGATATAAAACACTGCAGCAAAATTTCAAACAAGCGACAGTGGCGGCGCATTTTGTTCACGCTGGGACTCTTTGAATAAGAATAATGCCATTGGACTGTTGCAGGCAGAAAAAATGAGTGACAAAAGCTCCGAGGAGCAGAATTTGGACGGGGGACAAGGCGTATGGGACTGAAAAGAAGTGAGGGGAGACGCTTACAATGGAACAATTCACCTTATAATCGCTTTGATATATTATACATGCCTGAAGACTCTAAAcattgtgtaattatttataaatgactGTCCCCCTACTTTCATAATGCCATTGGGAGAAAGGCGCTGCAGGTCTCTCCTCAAACTATTTCTAAATAGTACCCCCATCCACTTTTTTCAAAAGAGAGGCGAGATGctggaaattgaataaatagAATAATTAATGGACAATTGTATGGTTGTCCCATAAAGATGTCTTTGAATTAACTAAATGAAATTGCATAGGCTAAAGGAGATCTTGATTATTTTACTATACAGTCTATGCTTTGAATGTTAATTATATTTATCagatcaaaattaatttattaataagtTAATAAAACTGGTCATAAACTGAATACGTTCGTTTTTCAGAATGTATTCTGTTACACACAATATACGcccaaattaaaacattttgttatcaatttttattgtaaaattaaATGGTAATCTTTATTTGACCGACGCAATTATCGCAGTACTGACCATATCGTATTCCATTGGCATTTCCCCCGCAGTTAGTTTCTAGTGTTTCAgaaacatataaataattatggCAAGTGGCTAAAGATATTTGCCTTGAATTTGTAATCTTCTGGCTATTTGGCATTATACCCCTAAACATTAAACGCTTCTCTTCATCTAACTATGTTTTAAATTCCCAGTTGCCCAATTAACAGaatcaaagtgtgtgtgcgtgtgcgtttatataaaattatttttcattgtatgtATAACACATAACTATATGCACCAAAAATAAAGTTCTCTGGCgtactaaaaatattttatatttgtttttgccaCATTAGGCATCCAGGTGTCGAAAATACCTCACCCCAAAACTTGTAAAGTGTGCCTTGCCTCGGGGGCTAAGCACTTCGATTATTTGGCCGTCCTAtcttttcattttcctcttGAGGTTTAACTTTAAGTGGGCTGAGTCTTCGGCTCCGTGATAGCAACAGTGCCGCTCGCGTGGCTGGCCAGCGGTTCCGCGCTCCCATTGGATAGCTATGATTACAGGCACGCTTCGGAAGGTGAACAAACAACGGGCATAAATTATGCTAATGAGATGGTCGTGCGGCACGGGGCAGACCTGATGCAATCCAGCCTTTCATCCCTCACAAAAAATGCCAAAGCGAGGGGGGTACGACCATTGTCTCCCCAGAGTATATAAGGGGTTTGACGCCAGTCGTGTGCCAAGCTCACTAGCTCACACGAGCTGACTGCATCAAGATCAAGACAGACGCGTGCCTTTTTCTGAACATCCACACCATTTGTTGGACTTTGGCGCGGTGCAAGACAACTTGCATTGACAGTTTCTAACAACAACACTGAGGTACGTTTTGTTCTCTTTAAGCGTCttattttaagcatttaaacGACATCAATTTATTGCCTCATTCTTGCACTCTGACTCACCAATTTCGCTTCTTTTTGCCTTTGCAGTTTGAAGAACAGATCATGTGCAGTACTATGGAGACCCTCTACTCTGACTTGGACAGCTCAAGCTGTGACTTGTCCTACTCACAAACGGACGACGAAGACTCTCGCAGCAGCATACAGGCGGGTTCCCCGTTATCCTCTTTTGGCCAGCCGTCATCTCCCATCAGCAGCAACCAGGAACCCTCTAGCCCcgagcagcagcagaaaaagAGACGCAGGGGGCGCGTGAGGAGTGAGGCCACCGTGCATGTGGTCAAGAAGAACAGACGCATGAAGGCCAACGATCGCGAAAGGAACAGGATGCACAACCTCAATGATGCTCTGGACACTCTTAGGAGCGTCCTCCCGGCGTTTCCGGACGACACGAAACTTACAAAGATCGAGACTCTGCGCTTCGCCCACAACTACATCTGGGCGCTTTCAGAGACAATCCGAATTGCAGACCAGCGCCAGAACAAGTCCCAAGACGCTTCACTCCTGCTCCCAGGGCTAGTTTGTGTGGCTGATTCCCCGAGCCCGGGCAGCGACGCGTGCTCTTGGATGTCAagcgcctcttcctcctcctcatccccctCGTACTGTACCTCAAATCCCAGCAGCCCGGCAGTTTCGGAAGACTATGGATTTTTGCAGACTGACAGTCTGTACAGCTTTCACAACTTTGTTCCAGGCATCTATTAAGAGACTCCATAATAACTTTTATTGAGCAGATATGGCCCGTCGTAATGTTGGTAATAGTGACAACTTGAAGGGGATCGGCTTTATAGTAAAGTCAAGTTTGTCACTCagtttagaaaaaagaaaagcgagGCGCCGTAGCTTTTTCTAACTATTCACTGTTTGCCTTAACTATGTTACACAAGCCTGTCTGATACCCTGTGTGTATTTCGTATTTTCATTTATACTCACATCTCTGATAATGCAGATATATaggataattttatttttgtgattgttGTTATATATAATTGTACGGTAGCCTTTGCTATGCTATTGTCTTCAAAACCTTTGCACTTTTCCAGCGCATACACTAAAGTCCTCTTGAAATCTTGACCCCCACCTCTATTAAAAGAAAATTagaattaaaaagaagaaaagacagATTTGCTTTTGCAGACTGAGGTGAAAAGTCAATTTTACAATTTGTAGAGTGATAATAAAGAAAAACGAGCGTGGAAATTTGGTTTCAACGCTCTGACAATAGACTGAAAGGCTGTCAGAAGACGAGGATCTGGTCTCATGCATTATGTATTTCG
It contains:
- the neurog1 gene encoding neurogenin-1; the protein is MCSTMETLYSDLDSSSCDLSYSQTDDEDSRSSIQAGSPLSSFGQPSSPISSNQEPSSPEQQQKKRRRGRVRSEATVHVVKKNRRMKANDRERNRMHNLNDALDTLRSVLPAFPDDTKLTKIETLRFAHNYIWALSETIRIADQRQNKSQDASLLLPGLVCVADSPSPGSDACSWMSSASSSSSSPSYCTSNPSSPAVSEDYGFLQTDSLYSFHNFVPGIY